A window of Novosphingobium terrae contains these coding sequences:
- a CDS encoding efflux transporter outer membrane subunit, whose translation MPNPSFRRLICAALSTSLLAGCVPAPKAPPASTIPVPDRLTDQPSSQNDQPVAAWWRLYRDRELDALVEEALANNRDLRAASAHWQEARALLGKARAEQGPGTSLSAGVGDGSTLQDQITTAWLGGNSIRTGPRYDLGGDVSWELDLFGRLKAQVRAARADAQVSAALLDGVRIAVAADVTGAWLRACGSAHQAAVARDLLAQARRGRDLADSLRAAGAGVLADVMRAEASADTIEATIPGLEAARHDALVELAVLSGHVPGDIPPAAEACEQVPVLAASPPIGDGYALLRRRPDVRAAESRLAASTARIGVAVGDLYPHIALSAQQAVSSPTLGGLGTRSNMVWRIGPLLDWSFPNIGVARARVRQARAGEAAALASYDGAILNAFKEVNQAARDYGAVLERQAALARAAERSALADDLMRRQRAAGGATALEALSALRAHSEASAALAAADLDVAAAQVRLFKALGGGWEQALPVSQPDLSRTISTAAAK comes from the coding sequence GTGCCCAACCCTTCCTTCCGCAGACTGATCTGCGCCGCCCTTTCGACAAGCCTGCTGGCCGGATGCGTCCCCGCACCCAAGGCGCCACCCGCATCGACCATTCCCGTGCCGGATCGGCTGACCGACCAGCCTTCAAGCCAGAACGATCAGCCTGTTGCGGCCTGGTGGCGGCTCTATCGCGATCGGGAGCTGGACGCGTTGGTGGAGGAGGCTCTGGCCAACAACCGCGATCTGCGCGCGGCATCGGCCCATTGGCAGGAGGCGCGCGCGCTGCTCGGCAAGGCGCGGGCCGAGCAAGGGCCCGGCACCAGTCTGTCGGCAGGTGTGGGCGATGGCAGCACGCTTCAGGACCAGATCACCACGGCATGGCTGGGCGGCAATTCGATCCGCACCGGGCCGCGCTATGATCTGGGCGGCGATGTCTCATGGGAGCTGGATCTGTTCGGGCGCCTGAAGGCGCAGGTGCGCGCTGCAAGGGCCGATGCTCAGGTCTCCGCGGCGCTGCTGGATGGCGTGCGGATTGCCGTGGCCGCCGATGTGACCGGGGCATGGCTGCGGGCCTGCGGTTCGGCGCATCAGGCAGCGGTGGCGCGCGATCTTCTGGCACAGGCAAGGCGAGGCCGTGATCTGGCCGACAGCCTGCGAGCGGCAGGCGCAGGCGTGCTCGCCGATGTGATGCGCGCCGAGGCCAGTGCCGACACCATCGAGGCGACCATTCCGGGGCTTGAGGCGGCGCGGCACGACGCTCTGGTCGAACTGGCGGTGCTGTCGGGCCATGTGCCTGGCGATATACCGCCAGCGGCTGAGGCTTGTGAGCAGGTGCCGGTGCTGGCCGCATCCCCGCCGATCGGGGATGGCTATGCGCTGCTGCGCCGTCGCCCCGATGTGCGCGCTGCCGAAAGCAGGCTGGCGGCCAGCACCGCGCGGATCGGCGTGGCGGTGGGGGACCTCTATCCGCATATTGCGCTTAGCGCCCAGCAGGCGGTGTCCTCGCCCACGCTGGGCGGTCTGGGCACGCGCAGCAATATGGTCTGGCGGATCGGGCCGCTGCTCGATTGGAGCTTTCCCAACATCGGCGTGGCGCGGGCGCGGGTCCGGCAGGCACGGGCCGGGGAGGCGGCGGCGCTGGCCTCCTATGATGGTGCGATCCTGAACGCCTTCAAGGAGGTCAATCAGGCGGCCCGGGATTATGGCGCTGTGCTGGAGCGGCAGGCGGCGCTTGCCCGTGCGGCGGAGCGCAGCGCTCTGGCCGATGATCTGATGCGCCGCCAACGCGCGGCGGGCGGGGCGACGGCGCTTGAAGCCCTGTCCGCCCTGCGCGCCCACAGCGAGGCCTCTGCCGCTCTGGCTGCCGCCGATCTGGATGTGGCGGCGGCGCAGGTGCGGCTGTTCAAGGCTCTGGGGGGCGGGTGGGAGCAGGCTCTGCCGGTCAGCCAGCCCGATCTGTCCCGAACCATCTCCACCGCAGCAGCGAAGTGA
- the folD gene encoding bifunctional methylenetetrahydrofolate dehydrogenase/methenyltetrahydrofolate cyclohydrolase FolD, with the protein MTHIIDGKAIAKALREEIAKETAQLVAKGVTPGLAVVIVGDDPASHVYVKSKATQTVEVGMASFKHVLDEATTQADLLALIARLNEDPAVDGILVQLPLPSQIDAETVLHAILPAKDVDGFHPVNVGQVATGSGGIAPCTPFGAMKLIKSFRDDLSGLHAVVVGRSNIVGKPMVQLLLEEHCTVTVVHSRTQDVAALVRAADIVIAAVGRPEMIKGDWIKPGAIVIDVGINRITTPEGKSRLVGDVAYEEAARHAAAITPVPGGVGPMTIASLLANTLQAAKARLG; encoded by the coding sequence ATGACCCATATCATCGACGGCAAGGCCATCGCCAAGGCGCTGCGTGAAGAGATCGCCAAAGAGACCGCTCAGCTGGTCGCCAAGGGCGTGACTCCGGGTCTGGCCGTGGTGATCGTGGGCGATGATCCGGCGAGCCATGTCTATGTCAAATCCAAGGCGACGCAGACGGTGGAAGTCGGCATGGCCTCCTTCAAGCATGTTCTGGATGAGGCCACCACTCAGGCCGATCTGCTGGCCCTGATCGCCCGGCTGAACGAGGACCCGGCAGTGGACGGCATTCTGGTGCAACTGCCCCTGCCCAGTCAGATCGATGCCGAGACGGTGCTGCATGCGATCCTGCCGGCCAAGGATGTCGATGGTTTTCACCCCGTCAATGTCGGGCAGGTGGCCACGGGCAGCGGCGGCATCGCGCCCTGCACGCCTTTTGGCGCGATGAAGCTGATCAAGAGCTTCCGCGATGATCTCTCCGGCCTGCACGCCGTGGTGGTGGGCCGCTCGAACATCGTGGGCAAGCCGATGGTGCAGCTGCTGCTGGAAGAGCATTGCACGGTGACGGTGGTCCATTCGCGCACGCAGGATGTGGCGGCGCTGGTCCGCGCCGCCGACATCGTGATCGCCGCCGTGGGCCGCCCCGAAATGATCAAGGGCGACTGGATCAAGCCCGGCGCCATCGTGATTGACGTGGGCATCAACCGCATCACCACTCCGGAGGGCAAATCGCGTCTGGTGGGCGATGTCGCCTATGAGGAAGCCGCAAGACATGCCGCAGCCATCACCCCCGTGCCCGGCGGCGTGGGGCCGATGACCATCGCCAGCCTGCTGGCCAACACGCTGCAGGCGGCCAAGGCTCGGCTGGGCTGA
- a CDS encoding TonB-dependent receptor, producing the protein MSFVSRLLTGAAALALSATATQAFAEDARPADAQADAGANQPSDIVVTGSARAQRRFGVSYAVNSMSHEQIAKLAPRSMAELIGALPGIQVEATGGEVQNITRIRGIPTDRGYLYFQQDGLPLFHELDGYFFNAGDGMNRLDLMTDRVETVRGGPAPIYASTAAGIANVITRTGTDHTQGEAQLTLGTSGLYRLDAYQSGPLGHDTYYAVGGFLRLNEGYRDAGYPSDKGGQIRANILHKFSNGSLKLSGEYVNDRNAFYLSIPTADPRNTSVSLNPYINYFTGTLNSSSLESVNIRYRDGSGNIQTQHGDLSNGRHIMFGNVALDYEGDFGPWHVSAKGGYTKGKNHFDALYSTSNPVDAGTFAAGYLSAARTAFGSNVSYLGYAFAGTNGQGVYNPAASSGLVLSAQYRSVEADFYSGQGDLSVTRKFDTPIGKHDIRVGLYGSRYGSTAFSIYQNYLMPVQSNPQMLDLVAYSSSGSVLGYVTDNGAINDAVSMTGGAYNGRVFAAYGTDTWDITDHLRVDLGLRREWYEYDGWYRVTTSANLGNAATLADDATRAFTGQIVNQKLKPNATNWTVGANYDLNGHLGAYARMSQLQVPPGASVTISSPIVTTTTSAKLYEVGLKASFGRSYLYLTGFYTKFDPLSAAFTAFNPTTGRSDQTINFVGKARDIGVEADGQLHIAGPLSIAGSLTVQDPKYLNFTSSVGADASGGNGKQMVRQPKIYGNIRPTVDFMAGGNKISLYGRYDYVSRRYVDYSNTTALPAYGYFGVGALFERDRWSFQVVGDNITNAHGLTEGNTAGDVLTGQGSSTAIFGRPLFGRSFRFVLSRKW; encoded by the coding sequence ATGAGCTTTGTTTCACGCCTGCTGACCGGAGCGGCGGCGCTTGCCTTGAGCGCCACCGCCACCCAGGCCTTTGCCGAAGACGCCAGGCCCGCCGACGCGCAGGCCGATGCGGGGGCCAATCAGCCCAGCGATATCGTCGTCACCGGATCGGCGCGCGCGCAGCGACGCTTTGGCGTGTCCTATGCGGTGAATTCCATGTCGCATGAGCAGATCGCCAAGCTGGCCCCGCGCAGCATGGCCGAGCTGATCGGCGCCCTGCCCGGCATTCAGGTGGAAGCCACTGGCGGCGAAGTGCAGAACATCACCCGCATCCGCGGCATCCCCACCGACCGCGGCTATCTCTACTTCCAGCAGGACGGGTTGCCGCTGTTCCACGAACTCGACGGCTATTTCTTCAACGCGGGCGACGGCATGAACCGCCTCGACCTGATGACCGACCGCGTGGAGACCGTGCGCGGCGGCCCCGCGCCAATCTATGCCAGCACGGCGGCGGGCATCGCCAATGTCATCACCCGCACCGGCACGGATCATACGCAGGGCGAGGCGCAGCTGACCTTGGGCACCAGCGGCCTCTACCGGCTGGACGCCTATCAGTCGGGCCCGCTGGGCCATGACACCTATTATGCCGTGGGCGGCTTTCTGCGGCTAAACGAAGGCTATCGCGATGCCGGCTATCCTTCGGACAAGGGCGGGCAGATCCGCGCCAACATCCTGCATAAATTCAGCAATGGCTCGCTCAAGCTTTCGGGCGAATATGTTAATGACCGCAATGCTTTCTACCTGTCGATCCCGACCGCCGATCCGCGCAACACCAGCGTCAGCCTGAACCCTTACATCAACTATTTCACGGGCACGCTGAACTCGTCATCGCTGGAATCGGTCAACATCCGTTACCGCGACGGTTCGGGCAACATCCAGACCCAGCATGGCGACCTGTCCAACGGACGCCACATCATGTTCGGCAATGTCGCGCTGGATTATGAGGGCGATTTCGGGCCTTGGCATGTATCGGCCAAAGGCGGCTACACCAAGGGCAAGAACCATTTCGACGCGCTCTATTCCACCTCCAACCCGGTGGATGCCGGCACATTCGCCGCCGGCTATCTGAGCGCGGCGCGCACCGCATTTGGCAGCAATGTCTCATACCTTGGCTATGCCTTCGCGGGCACCAATGGGCAGGGTGTCTACAACCCAGCGGCCTCCTCGGGTCTGGTGCTGTCGGCGCAATATCGCTCGGTGGAGGCGGATTTCTACTCCGGTCAGGGCGATCTCAGCGTCACCCGCAAATTCGATACGCCCATCGGCAAGCATGATATCCGCGTCGGGCTTTACGGCTCGCGCTATGGCAGCACGGCCTTCTCGATCTATCAGAACTATCTGATGCCGGTGCAGTCCAACCCGCAGATGCTCGATCTGGTGGCCTATTCCTCCAGCGGATCGGTGCTGGGTTATGTCACCGACAATGGCGCGATCAACGATGCCGTCTCGATGACGGGCGGGGCCTACAATGGCCGCGTCTTCGCAGCCTATGGCACCGACACATGGGACATCACCGACCATCTGCGCGTGGACCTTGGCCTGCGCCGCGAATGGTATGAGTATGATGGCTGGTATCGCGTGACCACCTCGGCCAATCTGGGCAATGCCGCAACGCTGGCCGACGATGCCACCCGCGCCTTCACCGGTCAAATCGTCAACCAGAAGCTCAAGCCCAATGCCACCAACTGGACGGTGGGCGCCAATTATGACCTCAATGGCCATCTGGGCGCCTATGCGCGCATGTCGCAATTGCAGGTGCCGCCGGGCGCCTCGGTGACGATCAGCAGCCCCATCGTCACCACCACGACCTCGGCCAAGCTCTATGAGGTGGGGCTGAAGGCCTCCTTTGGCCGATCCTATCTCTATCTGACGGGCTTCTACACCAAGTTCGATCCGCTCAGCGCCGCCTTCACCGCCTTCAACCCCACAACCGGGCGCAGCGACCAGACCATCAACTTCGTGGGCAAGGCGCGCGACATCGGCGTGGAGGCCGATGGCCAGTTGCATATCGCCGGGCCGCTCTCCATCGCCGGGTCGCTGACGGTGCAGGACCCGAAATATCTCAACTTCACCAGTTCGGTGGGTGCCGACGCCAGCGGCGGCAATGGCAAGCAGATGGTCCGCCAGCCCAAGATCTATGGCAACATCCGGCCCACGGTGGATTTCATGGCAGGGGGCAACAAGATCAGCCTCTATGGTCGCTATGACTATGTCAGCCGCCGCTATGTCGACTATTCGAACACCACGGCGCTGCCCGCCTATGGCTATTTCGGCGTGGGCGCCCTGTTCGAGCGTGACCGCTGGTCCTTCCAGGTGGTGGGCGACAACATCACCAACGCCCATGGCCTGACCGAAGGCAACACCGCCGGCGACGTGCTGACCGGGCAAGGCTCTTCCACGGCGATCTTCGGGCGGCCGCTGTTCGGGCGTTCTTTCCGCTTCGTGCTCTCGCGCAAGTGGTGA
- a CDS encoding DHA2 family efflux MFS transporter permease subunit: protein MSGAQSADHVSLRGWVAVLGGVVGCFMAGMNVHVTNASLPDVRGSLGASFEEGSWITTAYLVAEIIVIPMTGWLVSVFSMRRVLMVGTGGFVGFSILCSTAPDINTMIAARALQGAFGGVLIPLSLQIIVTELPVAKHPFGMALFAVSNNVAQAAGPSLGGWLTQAYSWRWIFYLQVPPGLLLLAAIGWAMPRGEARIDRLREGDWAGIATMALGLSALQIMLEEGERKDWFSSSFIVEAGLVAMVSLIAFVVIELRREKPLINLRLLGQANFGLASLMQFVFGAIVFGVVFLVPNYFAETQGYNAQQIGMTMIPYGLIQFVMSFATPKLMRWTSVRTIIIAGFVIMAAGCLMNIHLDGDAAANVIVPSLVVRGVGQSFIVVALGVMAMQGMAKAEMGSASGLFSTVRNVGGAIGIALASQFVVEREKLHAARIGEAVTPFSQALHDRMVEAAGVLAGRPVARHAALYGKAAESLRQQIFALINQNLHREALLLAYSDAFLVAGLCMLLCAGGSMLLGRRKP from the coding sequence ATGAGTGGCGCGCAATCCGCCGATCATGTTTCCCTGCGCGGCTGGGTGGCGGTGCTGGGGGGCGTGGTGGGCTGCTTTATGGCCGGCATGAATGTGCATGTCACCAATGCCTCGCTGCCCGATGTGCGTGGATCTCTGGGAGCGTCCTTCGAGGAGGGCTCATGGATCACCACCGCCTATCTGGTGGCCGAGATCATCGTGATCCCCATGACGGGCTGGCTGGTCAGCGTGTTTTCCATGCGGCGGGTGCTGATGGTGGGGACGGGGGGCTTTGTGGGTTTCTCGATCCTGTGTTCCACCGCGCCCGATATCAACACGATGATCGCGGCGCGGGCGCTTCAGGGGGCCTTTGGCGGGGTGCTGATCCCGCTGTCGCTGCAGATCATCGTGACGGAATTGCCGGTGGCGAAGCATCCTTTCGGCATGGCGCTGTTTGCCGTCTCGAACAATGTGGCGCAGGCGGCGGGGCCATCGCTGGGGGGCTGGCTGACACAGGCCTACAGCTGGCGCTGGATCTTCTATCTTCAGGTGCCGCCCGGACTGCTGCTGCTGGCCGCCATCGGTTGGGCCATGCCGCGTGGCGAGGCCCGGATCGACCGCCTGCGCGAAGGCGACTGGGCCGGGATCGCCACTATGGCCCTGGGTCTTTCAGCCCTTCAGATCATGCTGGAAGAGGGTGAACGAAAGGACTGGTTTTCCTCCAGCTTTATCGTGGAGGCCGGTCTGGTGGCGATGGTGTCGCTGATCGCCTTTGTGGTGATCGAGCTGCGCCGCGAAAAGCCGCTGATCAATCTGCGCCTGCTGGGGCAGGCCAATTTCGGCCTCGCCAGCCTGATGCAATTTGTCTTTGGCGCCATCGTTTTTGGCGTGGTCTTTCTGGTGCCCAATTATTTCGCGGAGACGCAGGGCTATAACGCCCAGCAGATCGGCATGACGATGATCCCCTACGGGCTGATCCAGTTCGTGATGTCTTTCGCCACGCCAAAGCTGATGCGCTGGACCAGCGTGCGCACCATCATCATCGCGGGCTTCGTCATCATGGCGGCGGGCTGTCTGATGAACATCCATCTCGACGGCGATGCGGCGGCCAATGTGATCGTCCCCTCGCTGGTGGTGCGGGGCGTGGGGCAGAGCTTTATCGTGGTGGCGCTGGGCGTGATGGCGATGCAGGGCATGGCGAAAGCCGAGATGGGCTCGGCCTCCGGCCTGTTCTCCACGGTGCGCAATGTGGGCGGGGCGATCGGCATCGCTCTGGCCAGCCAGTTCGTCGTCGAGCGGGAGAAGCTGCATGCCGCCCGCATCGGCGAGGCAGTGACGCCTTTCTCGCAGGCCCTGCATGACCGCATGGTGGAGGCGGCAGGCGTGCTGGCGGGCCGTCCGGTGGCACGCCATGCCGCCCTTTATGGCAAAGCTGCGGAAAGCTTGCGCCAACAGATCTTCGCCTTGATCAACCAGAACCTCCACCGCGAGGCGCTGCTGCTGGCTTACAGCGATGCCTTTCTGGTCGCGGGCCTGTGCATGCTGCTCTGCGCGGGCGGCAGCATGCTGTTGGGCCGCAGAAAACCGTGA
- a CDS encoding HlyD family secretion protein, with translation MSDTVETICTSSSGKRRLLVLSASGAVAVGALALGVHWWSFGRFMIETDNAYVRADVVTIAPRVGGNIVAVAVADNQRVHAGDVLARIDDRDYRMKVDQAEGALAMAEAGVAAGEARIANLEARSAQQHSVIAQDAAAATAREAEAHLADLQAQRQDVLARQHVTSDQLLQSAQADRSKSAAGVTQARATLAASRAQVRVLATEHDAAIADLAKARGNVQQARAALAAARLDLERTVIRAPVDGTVGQRALRVGHYADVGTPLMAVVPMAAYVVANYKETQTDRIRPGQKVEVSVDALGGAVLKGWVDSFAPASGAQFALLPPDNATGNFTKIVQRIPLRIRFEAGQARLSDLRPGMSVETSVDTRP, from the coding sequence ATGTCTGACACTGTCGAAACCATCTGCACATCCTCTTCCGGCAAGCGGCGCCTGCTTGTGCTGTCCGCCAGCGGCGCGGTGGCGGTGGGAGCCCTTGCCTTGGGCGTGCATTGGTGGAGCTTTGGCCGCTTTATGATCGAGACCGACAATGCCTATGTCCGCGCCGATGTGGTGACCATCGCCCCGCGTGTGGGAGGCAATATCGTTGCGGTCGCCGTGGCGGACAATCAGCGGGTCCACGCCGGAGATGTGCTGGCCCGGATCGATGATCGCGATTACCGGATGAAGGTCGATCAGGCCGAGGGCGCTCTGGCGATGGCCGAAGCGGGCGTTGCGGCGGGAGAAGCGCGGATCGCCAATCTGGAGGCGCGTTCTGCCCAGCAGCACAGCGTGATCGCTCAGGATGCCGCCGCTGCCACGGCGCGGGAGGCCGAGGCGCATCTGGCCGATCTTCAGGCGCAGCGTCAGGATGTTCTGGCGCGCCAGCATGTCACCAGCGACCAGTTGCTGCAAAGCGCTCAGGCCGATCGTAGCAAGAGCGCTGCCGGGGTGACTCAGGCCCGCGCGACCCTGGCGGCGTCCCGCGCGCAGGTGCGGGTGCTGGCCACGGAGCATGATGCCGCCATCGCCGATCTGGCCAAGGCGCGCGGGAATGTGCAGCAGGCGCGGGCGGCGCTGGCTGCGGCGAGGCTCGATCTGGAGCGCACGGTGATCCGTGCGCCGGTGGACGGCACGGTCGGGCAGAGGGCCTTGCGGGTGGGGCATTACGCCGATGTCGGCACGCCCCTGATGGCGGTGGTGCCGATGGCGGCCTATGTGGTGGCCAATTACAAGGAAACCCAGACCGATCGTATCCGGCCCGGTCAGAAGGTCGAGGTGTCGGTGGATGCTCTGGGCGGGGCGGTGCTGAAGGGATGGGTGGACAGTTTTGCTCCGGCCTCGGGCGCGCAATTCGCTTTGCTGCCGCCGGACAATGCCACGGGCAATTTCACCAAGATCGTCCAGCGTATTCCGTTGCGCATCCGCTTCGAGGCGGGACAGGCCCGGCTGAGCGATCTGCGCCCCGGCATGTCGGTGGAAACCTCCGTGGACACACGGCCATGA
- a CDS encoding AraC family transcriptional regulator — MDNPRTHDDCDAAPRPITALASEHPHGEHIAAHRHARAQLIHTLSGVMTVSGGEGRWVVPPGRAVWMPAGQDHAIRIAGDVSMRTVFVREDARVDLPKSCEVIAVSPFLREAIVAATRIPLDYTSGGRDERVMQLILDEIEAAPRLDLHIHLPRDPRLMRVCERIITDPAAPASLECLADTIHVSARTLARMFHRELGTSFGDWLRRTRLLLSLPRLAAGASVLEVALEHGYDSPSAFAAMFRRTLGVSPTAYLQKGEV, encoded by the coding sequence ATGGACAATCCGCGCACCCATGACGATTGCGATGCCGCGCCCAGACCCATCACCGCGCTGGCCAGCGAGCATCCCCATGGCGAGCATATCGCCGCCCATCGCCACGCCCGCGCCCAGCTGATCCATACGCTCAGCGGCGTCATGACCGTCAGCGGCGGAGAGGGACGCTGGGTCGTGCCCCCGGGCCGCGCAGTGTGGATGCCCGCCGGGCAGGATCATGCCATCCGCATCGCGGGTGATGTCTCGATGCGCACCGTCTTCGTGCGCGAGGATGCGCGGGTGGACCTGCCCAAAAGCTGCGAGGTGATCGCTGTCTCCCCCTTTCTGCGCGAGGCCATTGTGGCAGCCACGCGCATCCCGCTCGATTACACCTCAGGCGGGCGGGACGAGCGGGTGATGCAGCTGATCCTCGATGAGATCGAGGCCGCCCCGCGTCTCGATCTGCATATCCACCTGCCGCGCGATCCCAGGCTGATGCGCGTCTGCGAGAGGATCATCACCGATCCCGCCGCCCCTGCCTCGCTGGAGTGTCTGGCCGACACCATCCATGTCAGCGCCCGCACCTTGGCCCGCATGTTCCACCGCGAACTGGGCACCAGCTTTGGCGACTGGCTGCGCCGCACGCGCCTGCTGCTCAGCCTGCCGCGTCTGGCGGCGGGTGCGTCGGTGCTGGAGGTCGCGCTGGAGCATGGCTATGACAGCCCCAGCGCCTTTGCCGCCATGTTCCGCCGCACTCTGGGCGTTTCACCCACCGCCTATCTGCAAAAAGGCGAGGTTTGA
- a CDS encoding RidA family protein yields the protein MMPSALIRTSLLLACLGLPFAAQAEPQFFSDPQSRAPFSPAVRVGDIIFLSGQTGHDAQGHLPEGMEAQARNAMDNVAATARRAGVTNDDIAKCTVMLSDMSQFAAFNAIYVRSFKPGHLPARSAFGANGLANGALVEVECIAAAPDRR from the coding sequence ATGATGCCATCCGCCCTGATCCGCACCAGCCTGCTGCTGGCCTGCCTTGGCCTTCCCTTCGCGGCTCAGGCCGAGCCGCAGTTTTTCAGCGATCCGCAGTCCAGGGCGCCCTTCTCTCCGGCGGTGCGGGTGGGCGATATCATCTTTCTCTCGGGCCAGACCGGGCATGACGCGCAGGGCCATCTGCCCGAGGGCATGGAGGCTCAGGCGCGCAACGCCATGGACAATGTCGCCGCCACCGCCCGCCGTGCCGGGGTGACGAATGACGATATCGCCAAATGCACCGTGATGCTGAGCGATATGAGCCAGTTTGCCGCCTTCAACGCCATCTATGTCCGCAGCTTCAAGCCTGGCCACCTTCCGGCGCGCTCGGCCTTTGGCGCCAACGGTCTGGCCAATGGCGCGCTGGTCGAGGTGGAGTGCATCGCCGCCGCGCCGGATCGTCGCTGA
- a CDS encoding ROK family transcriptional regulator: MKTGTRTALRPELLLSEPQKRILWHLRAAGPTPRVHLAEAMGMNGATMTRVTQQLSALGLVEERDSDAATGRGRPMIPLAICGRGGWSAGATLHPGWLEITVVDFAGTPLLRDSIPFTDPDPRMFARALDTQLRALVAQHGFMRGKFLGLGVAVPGYALQGDRNRRKMVDWMAPWNDAPLDEILGDVLGVPVWIENDGTAAALAEYYRPQIVGAYRSVLVFFLGHGVGAGLIAERDLFPGEHRNAGEVGRLFPGHGPRPSGIDLMRELKEAGAAITSLSEIAGLLESHAAVIEAWADRVAAQLEQAVLSGIVWLDPGAVVISGALPQSVLDGLATRLDAINTARDRGYLAATPQIHASTLGSAAVVIGAALAPIHAITAIRM, encoded by the coding sequence ATGAAGACCGGCACCCGCACCGCCCTGCGCCCCGAACTGCTGCTGAGCGAGCCGCAGAAACGCATCCTCTGGCATTTGCGCGCCGCCGGGCCGACGCCCCGCGTGCATTTGGCCGAAGCCATGGGCATGAACGGCGCCACCATGACCCGTGTGACCCAGCAGCTCTCCGCGCTCGGGCTGGTCGAGGAGCGCGACAGCGATGCCGCCACAGGTCGCGGCCGACCGATGATCCCGCTCGCTATCTGCGGGCGCGGGGGTTGGTCGGCAGGCGCAACGCTGCATCCCGGCTGGCTGGAGATCACGGTGGTCGATTTCGCCGGGACACCGCTGCTGCGCGATTCCATCCCTTTCACCGATCCCGATCCGCGCATGTTTGCCCGCGCGCTGGATACGCAGCTGCGGGCGCTGGTGGCGCAGCATGGCTTTATGCGCGGCAAGTTTCTGGGGCTGGGCGTGGCCGTGCCCGGCTATGCGCTGCAGGGCGACCGCAACCGCCGCAAGATGGTTGACTGGATGGCGCCATGGAACGATGCGCCGCTCGACGAGATCCTCGGCGATGTGCTGGGCGTGCCGGTGTGGATCGAGAATGACGGCACCGCCGCTGCGCTGGCCGAATATTACCGGCCGCAGATCGTGGGGGCCTATCGCTCGGTGCTGGTGTTTTTCCTCGGCCATGGCGTGGGCGCCGGGCTGATCGCCGAGCGCGACCTCTTTCCCGGCGAGCATCGCAATGCCGGCGAGGTCGGGCGGCTGTTTCCCGGCCATGGTCCACGCCCCTCCGGCATCGATCTGATGCGGGAGCTGAAGGAAGCAGGGGCCGCCATCACCTCTCTTTCGGAAATCGCCGGTCTGTTGGAAAGCCATGCCGCGGTGATCGAGGCCTGGGCCGACCGCGTCGCCGCGCAGCTGGAGCAGGCCGTGCTGAGCGGGATCGTCTGGCTCGATCCGGGAGCGGTGGTGATCTCGGGTGCGCTGCCACAGAGCGTGCTGGATGGACTGGCCACCCGGCTGGATGCCATCAACACCGCGCGCGACCGGGGCTATCTGGCCGCCACGCCGCAGATCCACGCCTCCACGCTGGGCAGCGCCGCCGTGGTCATCGGCGCGGCGCTGGCACCCATCCATGCCATCACCGCGATCCGCATGTGA